GGGCTTGCCGGCTTAGGCGTCAATGGTGGCGAGCTAACCGGTGCAGGTGGTGGAGAGGACTTCACCACTGGAGGTGGTGAGCTCACAACAACATGTGGAGGTGATGACTTGGGCGCCAATGGTGGTGAGCTGAGTGGTGCTGGTGGTGGAGAAGTCTTCTCTACTTGAGGTGGTGAACTCACTGGAGCAAGTGGAGGTGATGACTTAGGCGCCGGCGGTGGTGAACTCACTTGTACTGGAGGTGGAGAAGACTTCACTTGAGGTGCAGGCGGTGGTGAGCTTAGTGGCGCTGGTGGTGGAGAAGACTTCACCGACGGTGGTGAGCTTACTGGAGCTAGTGCCGGTGGTGAGCTAACTGGTGTTGGAGGTGGTGAACTTACAGGAGCTGGTGGAGGTGAAGACTTTGGTGTTTGAGGTGGTGAGCTAACTGGTTCTTTCGGTGGAGAAGGCTTCTCCGGAGATGAAGGTGGTTTAGACGGAGTTGATGGAGGAGTAGGCTTCTCTTGTGGTGGCGGAGATGGAATCAGTGTGGGTGGAGGTAGAGACTTTTCTGGAGGCGGCGATGACTTCACCGAAGTGGGTGGTGTTGGGTATTCCTCTGGAGGTGGGGTTGATTTcgcaggaggcggtggcggtggtgacttCTCTGGAGGAGGAGGTGAGCTCACAGGAGTCGGGGGTGGTGGAGATTTCATCGGTGGAGGTGAAGATGCCACTGGTGCTGGCGGAGGAGGTGATGCCACTGGCGTTGGTGGGGGAGGTGATTTCACAGGAGGCGGTGGTGATGCCACTGGTGCCGGTGGAGGAGGTGATTTCACGGGAGGTGGAGGTGATGCCACTAGCGTTGGTGGGGGAGGTGATTTCACAGGCGGTGGTGGTGAGGCCACCGGTGCTGGCGGAGGAGGTGATTTTTCAGGTGGTGGAGGTGATGCCACTGGCGCGGGTGGGGGAGGTGATTTCACGGGCGGTGGTGGTGAGACCACTGgcgctggtggtggtggagatgGTGAAGCAATAGGGGCCGGTGGAGAAGTAGTCTTCACAGGTGGCGGTGGTGATGCCACTGGTGCCTGCGGAGGAGACAACTTCACCAGTGACGGAGGTGGGGTGGAGGCAGCTGGAGGCTGAACCTGAGGCGATGGTGAGGTAGCTGGCGGTGACTTTCCGGGTACAGGTGGTGTTGGCGGTACATAATCGTCCGCTGGCGGTGAATGAGGGGTCGGCATCGGCATGGGTGCAGGTGCAGGCACCGGCGAAGGTTCTGGAAGCGGCTCTGGCGATACATCCGGCGGTGTGTGCGGGGATGGCATGGGCGCAGACGCAGCAGGCTTCCCTGGCACCGGCGACGACGGCGGCCCTCCTCCGGGCGTGGGGTAGCCAGCGCACACGTGCTTGCTACAGTCGACGGGGCGCGCAAGCACGGGGGCGCACTGCAGCGCGGTCTTCTGCGCCGGGCGCAGCGCGCCGAGGCAGTTGTCCCTGTCGTCGAGGTTGACGAGCGCCTTGTCGGACGGCATGCACACGGCGGCCTCCGAGTTGAAGAAGTTGAAGGCGAAGCTGAAGTTGACGAGCGCCGGGAGCTCGCAGATGGACTCGTGCACGATGCCGGTGAAAACGTTCCGGGACACGTCGAGCTGCTCCAGCTTGGCTATGTTGGAGAGCTGCTCGGGGATGGTGCCGACGAGCATGTTCCCGCTGACGTCGATGACGGTGGTGTTGACCAGCAGGCCCATCTCCAACGGCAGGCACCCGTCGAGCTTGTTGTTGAGGAAGATGATCTCGTCCAGCGTCTTAACCATGCGGCCGATGCTCTTGGGGATGCATCCGACGAAGGCGTTGTTGGCGAAGACGATGACGGACGCCGTGGAATTGCCGAGGTTCTCGGGGATGGGCCCTACGAAGCGGTTGGTGTTGACGAAGATGGCGTCGAGGTCTTTGTCGAAGAGCGCCGGCGGCAGCTCGCCCTCGAAGTCGTTGAACCGGAGGTCGAGGTACTTGAGCGACACCATCTCGAGGCAGACGTAGGGGAAGACGCCCACGAAGCGGTTGTTGCTGACGTCGAACTCGTGCAGCAGCGACAGCCGCGACATGCTCTTGGGGATGATGCCGCAGAAGCGGTTGGTGTTGATGTGGAAGAAGGCGAGGTCGGTGAGCAGGCCGAGCTCCGGGGGGAGGTACCCGGCGATGTCGGCGCCGTTGAGGTCGATCCCGGCCACGACCGTGATCTTGGGGTCGTCCAGCGCCTCGGTGCAGATGACGCCATTGTACTTGCACACGTCTTCGCCGACCCAGTTGGCGGTGTAGCCCTTGGGGTCGGAGTAGAAGGCGCGGTGCCAGGCCTGGAGCGCGATGTACGCGCGGCGGAGGCGCGGGTTGGGGAAGTTGGCGGCGCCGACGCGGTCGTCGAACTCGAAGTCCGCCGGTAGGTCGCCGGCCTCGCCGCCGCCGGCCTCCTTCATGGCCAGCAGCTGGCGGTGGGCGATGTAGGAAGCTTCCGCGCTCGTAACCGCTTGCACGCTGCAGGCGGACAGGCAAGCGGCCAGGAGTAGCAGCGCCGCCAT
This portion of the Zea mays cultivar B73 chromosome 2, Zm-B73-REFERENCE-NAM-5.0, whole genome shotgun sequence genome encodes:
- the LOC103648188 gene encoding pollen-specific leucine-rich repeat extensin-like protein 3; translation: MDPPLRLLPDGRLMAALLLLAACLSACSVQAVTSAEASYIAHRQLLAMKEAGGGEAGDLPADFEFDDRVGAANFPNPRLRRAYIALQAWHRAFYSDPKGYTANWVGEDVCKYNGVICTEALDDPKITVVAGIDLNGADIAGYLPPELGLLTDLAFFHINTNRFCGIIPKSMSRLSLLHEFDVSNNRFVGVFPYVCLEMVSLKYLDLRFNDFEGELPPALFDKDLDAIFVNTNRFVGPIPENLGNSTASVIVFANNAFVGCIPKSIGRMVKTLDEIIFLNNKLDGCLPLEMGLLVNTTVIDVSGNMLVGTIPEQLSNIAKLEQLDVSRNVFTGIVHESICELPALVNFSFAFNFFNSEAAVCMPSDKALVNLDDRDNCLGALRPAQKTALQCAPVLARPVDCSKHVCAGYPTPGGGPPSSPVPGKPAASAPMPSPHTPPDVSPEPLPEPSPVPAPAPMPMPTPHSPPADDYVPPTPPVPGKSPPATSPSPQVQPPAASTPPPSLVKLSPPQAPVASPPPPVKTTSPPAPIASPSPPPPAPVVSPPPPVKSPPPPAPVASPPPPEKSPPPPAPVASPPPPVKSPPPPTLVASPPPPVKSPPPPAPVASPPPPVKSPPPPTPVASPPPPAPVASSPPPMKSPPPPTPVSSPPPPEKSPPPPPPAKSTPPPEEYPTPPTSVKSSPPPEKSLPPPTLIPSPPPQEKPTPPSTPSKPPSSPEKPSPPKEPVSSPPQTPKSSPPPAPVSSPPPTPVSSPPALAPVSSPPSVKSSPPPAPLSSPPPAPQVKSSPPPVQVSSPPPAPKSSPPLAPVSSPPQVEKTSPPPAPLSSPPLAPKSSPPHVVVSSPPPVVKSSPPPAPVSSPPLTPKPASPPAHVSSPPEVVKPSTPPAPTTVISPPSEPKSSPPPTPVSLPPPIVKSSPPPAMVSSPPMTPKSSPPPVVVSSPPPTVKSSPPPAPVSSPPATPKSSPPPAPVNLPPPEVKSSPPPTPVSSPPPAPKSSPPPAPMSSPPPPEVKSPPPPAPVSSPPPPVKSPPPPAPVSSPPPPVKSPPPPAPVSSPPPPVKSPPPPAPISSPPPPVKSPPPPAPVSSPPPPVKSPPPPAPVSSPPPPIKSPPPPAPVSSPPPAPVKPPSLPPPAPVSSPPPVVTPAPPKKEEQSLPPPAESQPPPSFNDIILPPIMANKYASPPPPQFQGY